From a single Hippoglossus stenolepis isolate QCI-W04-F060 chromosome 2, HSTE1.2, whole genome shotgun sequence genomic region:
- the pecam1b gene encoding platelet endothelial cell adhesion molecule isoform X2 has product MHIQTDGHTTFNPAYSHQAVDLQDSQQQERQCSSDRMGLLLLLTSSLLSSYFHPGIVVDAQRSFAIRNIVLSLEPSTNVTRDTNVTVRCKAIVSSSGSEVLSREYTIYKDSQKVYTKNSSTSEDLLYPLPGARVSNTGKYRCKINIEGKEKTSEATKLTVTGLSKPVLHLNKYVVNEEEEVTASCTAPGETGSIFFYFYEDSKEILEDRVNSNQLEAKFRFSSIGHHTINCAYAVLIIPDSFKSEQSNMITVSVKELSITPVLEIFSQSRVYEGDQLNISCTIRNSVNSSVHITHNLYLSHGTKLLSSGETKVNHSMVALAKDPVDFECRLEMGHVDKVTTKMVSVTELFSAPTLTMSPAEVFQKEYMTLTCKSENYASERITREELSYTLKPPDIPLTSMKPGVFSGKALQFDFNYTCVAQAKGIMKHSDTLTVYPKVSVSIPKISVVGKAVLGQPFRILCQSDTGSFPINYTLIRDYEQLSTTTVKLPPQEALFTVTISRPDEISKYMCRAKNNHREALLSKRLNATVIVPLTDPTLTVLPHIPEISEGDHLYLICGTKGSPPVTFKWYRDGNKQPLFTTTTDKNNTHYQVSHLSKEHSGTYYCEAVNHANIVVRSEKVTIEVRMALWKKAVIGGVCLVVVSMLVVACVLYFKSKRVRVVRAAVSVWSERPPEAANDEESSVVSSEPDVEYTEVVHPQPVDTVRVPLRKGTDTVYSELKNLPHGDADHHDYGSVEYAELNSDRPEISHHLPEAHDPQDLPVPVD; this is encoded by the exons atgcacatacaaacagacGGACACACCACCTTTAATCCAGCCTATAGTCACCAGGCAGTTGACCTCCAGGACAGCCAGCAGCAGGAGCGTCAGTGTTCCTCAGACAGGATGGGCCTCCTACTACTGCTCACCTCCTCGCTCCTGTCCAGCT ACTTCCATCCAGGGATAGTGGTGGACGCACAGCGCT CATTCGCGATAAGAAACATCGTCCTGTCCCTTGAGCCCAGTACTAATGTGACTCGCGACACCAATGTGACTGTGAGATGTAAGGCCATCGTCAGCAGCTCGGGGTCGGAGGTGCTGAGTCGTGAGTACACGATATACAAGGACAGCCAAAAGGTGTACACCAAGAACTCCAGCACGTCAGAGGATCTGCTGTACCCGCTGCCCGGGGCCAGAGTCTCCAACACCGGCAAATATAGGTGCAAGATCAATATCGAGGGCAAAGAGAAGACAAGTGAAGCTACAAAACTCACAGTGACAG GCCTGTCGAAACCAGTTCTCCACCTTAACAAATATGTTGtcaatgaagaggaggaggtaaCAGCCAGCTGCACAGCGCCCGGGGAGACCGGCTCCATTTTCTTCTACTTCTATGAGGACTCCAAAGAGATCCTGGAGGATCGGGTCAACTCCAACCAGCTAGAAGCCAAGTTTCGCTTCAGCAGCATTGGCCACCACACAATTAACTGTGCCTATGCTGTCCTAATAATACCAGACTCCTTCAAGTCTGAACAGAGCAACATGATCACTGTTTCAGTCAAAG AGCTCTCCATCACTCCAGTCCTGGAGATTTTCTCTCAGTCCAGGGTTTATGAAGGAGATCAACTCAACATCTCGTGCACCATCAGAAACTCTGTGAACAGCTCTGTGCACATTACTCACAACCTGTACCTGAGCCACGGGACAAAGCTTCTCAGCAGTGGAGAAACCAAGGTCAACCACAGCATGGTTGCTCTGGCAAAGGACCCTGTGGATTTTGAGTGCAGACTGGAGATGGGACATGTGGACAAAGTCACcacaaagatggtttcagtgACTG AGCTGTTTTCGGCGCCCACCCTCACCATGTCTCCTGCTGAAGTCTTTCAAAAGGAATATATGACACTAACCTGCAAAAGTGAGAACTACGCCTCTGAAAGAATCACCAGGGAAGAGCTGAGCTACACTCTTAAGCCGCCTGACATCCCACTGACCTCCATGAAGCCCGGGGTCTTTTCTGGCAAGGCCTTGCAGTTTGATTTCAACTACACCTGTGTAGCTCAAGCCAAGGGCATCATGAAACACAGTGACACCCTGACTGTATATCCAAAAG TGTCTGTCTCGATCCCTAAGATCTCAGTGGTTGGCAAGGCGGTCCTGGGACAACCATTCAGGATCCTCTGTCAGTCGGACACTGGCAGTTTTCCGATCAACTACACCCTGATACGGGATTATGAACAGCTGAGCACAACCACTGTCAAGCTGCCCCCTCAGGAAGCTCTCTTCACAGTCACCATCTCCAGGCCTGATGAAATAAGCAAGTACATGTGCAGGGCCAAGAATAATCACAGGGAGGCTCTGCTCAGTAAAAGACTCAACGCTACTGTTATAG TGCCTCTGACAGACCCGACTCTGACCGTCCTCCCCCACATACCAGAGATCTCAGAGGGAGATCATCTCTACCTGATATGTGGCACTAAAGGCTCGCCACCAGTCACCTTTAAGTGGTACCGTGATGGCAACAAACAGCCGCtgttcaccaccaccaccgacaagaacaacacacactacCAAGTCTCACATTTGTCCAAAGAGCACAGCGGCACATACTACTGCGAGGCTGTCAACCACGCCAACATCGTGGTCCGCAGTGAGAAGGTCACCATAGAGG TACGCATGGCGCTGTGGAAGAAAGCCGTGATCGGGGGCGTGTGTCTGGTGGTGGTGTCGATGCTGGTGGTGGCCTGCGTGCTGTACTTCAAATCcaagagag tgagGGTGGTCCGAGCGGCCGTCAGTGTGTGGAGTGAGCGACCACCTGAAGCAG CCAATGACGAGGAGAGCAGTGTGGTGTCCAGCGAGCCTGATGTAGAGTATACAGAGGTGGTGCATCCCCAGCCAGTGGATACTGTCAgag TCCCACTGCGAAAAGGCACAGACACAGTTTACAGCGAGCTCAAAAATCTTCCACATG
- the pecam1b gene encoding platelet endothelial cell adhesion molecule isoform X4, with protein sequence MHIQTDGHTTFNPAYSHQAVDLQDSQQQERQCSSDRMGLLLLLTSSLLSSYFHPGIVVDAQRSFAIRNIVLSLEPSTNVTRDTNVTVRCKAIVSSSGSEVLSREYTIYKDSQKVYTKNSSTSEDLLYPLPGARVSNTGKYRCKINIEGKEKTSEATKLTVTGLSKPVLHLNKYVVNEEEEVTASCTAPGETGSIFFYFYEDSKEILEDRVNSNQLEAKFRFSSIGHHTINCAYAVLIIPDSFKSEQSNMITVSVKELSITPVLEIFSQSRVYEGDQLNISCTIRNSVNSSVHITHNLYLSHGTKLLSSGETKVNHSMVALAKDPVDFECRLEMGHVDKVTTKMVSVTELFSAPTLTMSPAEVFQKEYMTLTCKSENYASERITREELSYTLKPPDIPLTSMKPGVFSGKALQFDFNYTCVAQAKGIMKHSDTLTVYPKVSVSIPKISVVGKAVLGQPFRILCQSDTGSFPINYTLIRDYEQLSTTTVKLPPQEALFTVTISRPDEISKYMCRAKNNHREALLSKRLNATVIVPLTDPTLTVLPHIPEISEGDHLYLICGTKGSPPVTFKWYRDGNKQPLFTTTTDKNNTHYQVSHLSKEHSGTYYCEAVNHANIVVRSEKVTIEVRMALWKKAVIGGVCLVVVSMLVVACVLYFKSKRVRVVRAAVSVWSERPPEAANDEESSVVSSEPDVEYTEVVHPQPVDTVRGDADHHDYGSVEYAELNSDRPEISHHLPEAHDPQDLPVPVD encoded by the exons atgcacatacaaacagacGGACACACCACCTTTAATCCAGCCTATAGTCACCAGGCAGTTGACCTCCAGGACAGCCAGCAGCAGGAGCGTCAGTGTTCCTCAGACAGGATGGGCCTCCTACTACTGCTCACCTCCTCGCTCCTGTCCAGCT ACTTCCATCCAGGGATAGTGGTGGACGCACAGCGCT CATTCGCGATAAGAAACATCGTCCTGTCCCTTGAGCCCAGTACTAATGTGACTCGCGACACCAATGTGACTGTGAGATGTAAGGCCATCGTCAGCAGCTCGGGGTCGGAGGTGCTGAGTCGTGAGTACACGATATACAAGGACAGCCAAAAGGTGTACACCAAGAACTCCAGCACGTCAGAGGATCTGCTGTACCCGCTGCCCGGGGCCAGAGTCTCCAACACCGGCAAATATAGGTGCAAGATCAATATCGAGGGCAAAGAGAAGACAAGTGAAGCTACAAAACTCACAGTGACAG GCCTGTCGAAACCAGTTCTCCACCTTAACAAATATGTTGtcaatgaagaggaggaggtaaCAGCCAGCTGCACAGCGCCCGGGGAGACCGGCTCCATTTTCTTCTACTTCTATGAGGACTCCAAAGAGATCCTGGAGGATCGGGTCAACTCCAACCAGCTAGAAGCCAAGTTTCGCTTCAGCAGCATTGGCCACCACACAATTAACTGTGCCTATGCTGTCCTAATAATACCAGACTCCTTCAAGTCTGAACAGAGCAACATGATCACTGTTTCAGTCAAAG AGCTCTCCATCACTCCAGTCCTGGAGATTTTCTCTCAGTCCAGGGTTTATGAAGGAGATCAACTCAACATCTCGTGCACCATCAGAAACTCTGTGAACAGCTCTGTGCACATTACTCACAACCTGTACCTGAGCCACGGGACAAAGCTTCTCAGCAGTGGAGAAACCAAGGTCAACCACAGCATGGTTGCTCTGGCAAAGGACCCTGTGGATTTTGAGTGCAGACTGGAGATGGGACATGTGGACAAAGTCACcacaaagatggtttcagtgACTG AGCTGTTTTCGGCGCCCACCCTCACCATGTCTCCTGCTGAAGTCTTTCAAAAGGAATATATGACACTAACCTGCAAAAGTGAGAACTACGCCTCTGAAAGAATCACCAGGGAAGAGCTGAGCTACACTCTTAAGCCGCCTGACATCCCACTGACCTCCATGAAGCCCGGGGTCTTTTCTGGCAAGGCCTTGCAGTTTGATTTCAACTACACCTGTGTAGCTCAAGCCAAGGGCATCATGAAACACAGTGACACCCTGACTGTATATCCAAAAG TGTCTGTCTCGATCCCTAAGATCTCAGTGGTTGGCAAGGCGGTCCTGGGACAACCATTCAGGATCCTCTGTCAGTCGGACACTGGCAGTTTTCCGATCAACTACACCCTGATACGGGATTATGAACAGCTGAGCACAACCACTGTCAAGCTGCCCCCTCAGGAAGCTCTCTTCACAGTCACCATCTCCAGGCCTGATGAAATAAGCAAGTACATGTGCAGGGCCAAGAATAATCACAGGGAGGCTCTGCTCAGTAAAAGACTCAACGCTACTGTTATAG TGCCTCTGACAGACCCGACTCTGACCGTCCTCCCCCACATACCAGAGATCTCAGAGGGAGATCATCTCTACCTGATATGTGGCACTAAAGGCTCGCCACCAGTCACCTTTAAGTGGTACCGTGATGGCAACAAACAGCCGCtgttcaccaccaccaccgacaagaacaacacacactacCAAGTCTCACATTTGTCCAAAGAGCACAGCGGCACATACTACTGCGAGGCTGTCAACCACGCCAACATCGTGGTCCGCAGTGAGAAGGTCACCATAGAGG TACGCATGGCGCTGTGGAAGAAAGCCGTGATCGGGGGCGTGTGTCTGGTGGTGGTGTCGATGCTGGTGGTGGCCTGCGTGCTGTACTTCAAATCcaagagag tgagGGTGGTCCGAGCGGCCGTCAGTGTGTGGAGTGAGCGACCACCTGAAGCAG CCAATGACGAGGAGAGCAGTGTGGTGTCCAGCGAGCCTGATGTAGAGTATACAGAGGTGGTGCATCCCCAGCCAGTGGATACTGTCAgag
- the pecam1b gene encoding platelet endothelial cell adhesion molecule isoform X3, producing the protein MHIQTDGHTTFNPAYSHQAVDLQDSQQQERQCSSDRMGLLLLLTSSLLSSYFHPGIVVDAQRSFAIRNIVLSLEPSTNVTRDTNVTVRCKAIVSSSGSEVLSREYTIYKDSQKVYTKNSSTSEDLLYPLPGARVSNTGKYRCKINIEGKEKTSEATKLTVTGLSKPVLHLNKYVVNEEEEVTASCTAPGETGSIFFYFYEDSKEILEDRVNSNQLEAKFRFSSIGHHTINCAYAVLIIPDSFKSEQSNMITVSVKELSITPVLEIFSQSRVYEGDQLNISCTIRNSVNSSVHITHNLYLSHGTKLLSSGETKVNHSMVALAKDPVDFECRLEMGHVDKVTTKMVSVTELFSAPTLTMSPAEVFQKEYMTLTCKSENYASERITREELSYTLKPPDIPLTSMKPGVFSGKALQFDFNYTCVAQAKGIMKHSDTLTVYPKVSVSIPKISVVGKAVLGQPFRILCQSDTGSFPINYTLIRDYEQLSTTTVKLPPQEALFTVTISRPDEISKYMCRAKNNHREALLSKRLNATVIVPLTDPTLTVLPHIPEISEGDHLYLICGTKGSPPVTFKWYRDGNKQPLFTTTTDKNNTHYQVSHLSKEHSGTYYCEAVNHANIVVRSEKVTIEVRMALWKKAVIGGVCLVVVSMLVVACVLYFKSKRVRVVRAAVSVWSERPPEAANDEESSVVSSEPDVEYTEVVHPQPVDTVRGDADHHDYQGSVEYAELNSDRPEISHHLPEAHDPQDLPVPVD; encoded by the exons atgcacatacaaacagacGGACACACCACCTTTAATCCAGCCTATAGTCACCAGGCAGTTGACCTCCAGGACAGCCAGCAGCAGGAGCGTCAGTGTTCCTCAGACAGGATGGGCCTCCTACTACTGCTCACCTCCTCGCTCCTGTCCAGCT ACTTCCATCCAGGGATAGTGGTGGACGCACAGCGCT CATTCGCGATAAGAAACATCGTCCTGTCCCTTGAGCCCAGTACTAATGTGACTCGCGACACCAATGTGACTGTGAGATGTAAGGCCATCGTCAGCAGCTCGGGGTCGGAGGTGCTGAGTCGTGAGTACACGATATACAAGGACAGCCAAAAGGTGTACACCAAGAACTCCAGCACGTCAGAGGATCTGCTGTACCCGCTGCCCGGGGCCAGAGTCTCCAACACCGGCAAATATAGGTGCAAGATCAATATCGAGGGCAAAGAGAAGACAAGTGAAGCTACAAAACTCACAGTGACAG GCCTGTCGAAACCAGTTCTCCACCTTAACAAATATGTTGtcaatgaagaggaggaggtaaCAGCCAGCTGCACAGCGCCCGGGGAGACCGGCTCCATTTTCTTCTACTTCTATGAGGACTCCAAAGAGATCCTGGAGGATCGGGTCAACTCCAACCAGCTAGAAGCCAAGTTTCGCTTCAGCAGCATTGGCCACCACACAATTAACTGTGCCTATGCTGTCCTAATAATACCAGACTCCTTCAAGTCTGAACAGAGCAACATGATCACTGTTTCAGTCAAAG AGCTCTCCATCACTCCAGTCCTGGAGATTTTCTCTCAGTCCAGGGTTTATGAAGGAGATCAACTCAACATCTCGTGCACCATCAGAAACTCTGTGAACAGCTCTGTGCACATTACTCACAACCTGTACCTGAGCCACGGGACAAAGCTTCTCAGCAGTGGAGAAACCAAGGTCAACCACAGCATGGTTGCTCTGGCAAAGGACCCTGTGGATTTTGAGTGCAGACTGGAGATGGGACATGTGGACAAAGTCACcacaaagatggtttcagtgACTG AGCTGTTTTCGGCGCCCACCCTCACCATGTCTCCTGCTGAAGTCTTTCAAAAGGAATATATGACACTAACCTGCAAAAGTGAGAACTACGCCTCTGAAAGAATCACCAGGGAAGAGCTGAGCTACACTCTTAAGCCGCCTGACATCCCACTGACCTCCATGAAGCCCGGGGTCTTTTCTGGCAAGGCCTTGCAGTTTGATTTCAACTACACCTGTGTAGCTCAAGCCAAGGGCATCATGAAACACAGTGACACCCTGACTGTATATCCAAAAG TGTCTGTCTCGATCCCTAAGATCTCAGTGGTTGGCAAGGCGGTCCTGGGACAACCATTCAGGATCCTCTGTCAGTCGGACACTGGCAGTTTTCCGATCAACTACACCCTGATACGGGATTATGAACAGCTGAGCACAACCACTGTCAAGCTGCCCCCTCAGGAAGCTCTCTTCACAGTCACCATCTCCAGGCCTGATGAAATAAGCAAGTACATGTGCAGGGCCAAGAATAATCACAGGGAGGCTCTGCTCAGTAAAAGACTCAACGCTACTGTTATAG TGCCTCTGACAGACCCGACTCTGACCGTCCTCCCCCACATACCAGAGATCTCAGAGGGAGATCATCTCTACCTGATATGTGGCACTAAAGGCTCGCCACCAGTCACCTTTAAGTGGTACCGTGATGGCAACAAACAGCCGCtgttcaccaccaccaccgacaagaacaacacacactacCAAGTCTCACATTTGTCCAAAGAGCACAGCGGCACATACTACTGCGAGGCTGTCAACCACGCCAACATCGTGGTCCGCAGTGAGAAGGTCACCATAGAGG TACGCATGGCGCTGTGGAAGAAAGCCGTGATCGGGGGCGTGTGTCTGGTGGTGGTGTCGATGCTGGTGGTGGCCTGCGTGCTGTACTTCAAATCcaagagag tgagGGTGGTCCGAGCGGCCGTCAGTGTGTGGAGTGAGCGACCACCTGAAGCAG CCAATGACGAGGAGAGCAGTGTGGTGTCCAGCGAGCCTGATGTAGAGTATACAGAGGTGGTGCATCCCCAGCCAGTGGATACTGTCAgag
- the pecam1b gene encoding platelet endothelial cell adhesion molecule isoform X1, translated as MHIQTDGHTTFNPAYSHQAVDLQDSQQQERQCSSDRMGLLLLLTSSLLSSYFHPGIVVDAQRSFAIRNIVLSLEPSTNVTRDTNVTVRCKAIVSSSGSEVLSREYTIYKDSQKVYTKNSSTSEDLLYPLPGARVSNTGKYRCKINIEGKEKTSEATKLTVTGLSKPVLHLNKYVVNEEEEVTASCTAPGETGSIFFYFYEDSKEILEDRVNSNQLEAKFRFSSIGHHTINCAYAVLIIPDSFKSEQSNMITVSVKELSITPVLEIFSQSRVYEGDQLNISCTIRNSVNSSVHITHNLYLSHGTKLLSSGETKVNHSMVALAKDPVDFECRLEMGHVDKVTTKMVSVTELFSAPTLTMSPAEVFQKEYMTLTCKSENYASERITREELSYTLKPPDIPLTSMKPGVFSGKALQFDFNYTCVAQAKGIMKHSDTLTVYPKVSVSIPKISVVGKAVLGQPFRILCQSDTGSFPINYTLIRDYEQLSTTTVKLPPQEALFTVTISRPDEISKYMCRAKNNHREALLSKRLNATVIVPLTDPTLTVLPHIPEISEGDHLYLICGTKGSPPVTFKWYRDGNKQPLFTTTTDKNNTHYQVSHLSKEHSGTYYCEAVNHANIVVRSEKVTIEVRMALWKKAVIGGVCLVVVSMLVVACVLYFKSKRVRVVRAAVSVWSERPPEAANDEESSVVSSEPDVEYTEVVHPQPVDTVRVPLRKGTDTVYSELKNLPHGDADHHDYQGSVEYAELNSDRPEISHHLPEAHDPQDLPVPVD; from the exons atgcacatacaaacagacGGACACACCACCTTTAATCCAGCCTATAGTCACCAGGCAGTTGACCTCCAGGACAGCCAGCAGCAGGAGCGTCAGTGTTCCTCAGACAGGATGGGCCTCCTACTACTGCTCACCTCCTCGCTCCTGTCCAGCT ACTTCCATCCAGGGATAGTGGTGGACGCACAGCGCT CATTCGCGATAAGAAACATCGTCCTGTCCCTTGAGCCCAGTACTAATGTGACTCGCGACACCAATGTGACTGTGAGATGTAAGGCCATCGTCAGCAGCTCGGGGTCGGAGGTGCTGAGTCGTGAGTACACGATATACAAGGACAGCCAAAAGGTGTACACCAAGAACTCCAGCACGTCAGAGGATCTGCTGTACCCGCTGCCCGGGGCCAGAGTCTCCAACACCGGCAAATATAGGTGCAAGATCAATATCGAGGGCAAAGAGAAGACAAGTGAAGCTACAAAACTCACAGTGACAG GCCTGTCGAAACCAGTTCTCCACCTTAACAAATATGTTGtcaatgaagaggaggaggtaaCAGCCAGCTGCACAGCGCCCGGGGAGACCGGCTCCATTTTCTTCTACTTCTATGAGGACTCCAAAGAGATCCTGGAGGATCGGGTCAACTCCAACCAGCTAGAAGCCAAGTTTCGCTTCAGCAGCATTGGCCACCACACAATTAACTGTGCCTATGCTGTCCTAATAATACCAGACTCCTTCAAGTCTGAACAGAGCAACATGATCACTGTTTCAGTCAAAG AGCTCTCCATCACTCCAGTCCTGGAGATTTTCTCTCAGTCCAGGGTTTATGAAGGAGATCAACTCAACATCTCGTGCACCATCAGAAACTCTGTGAACAGCTCTGTGCACATTACTCACAACCTGTACCTGAGCCACGGGACAAAGCTTCTCAGCAGTGGAGAAACCAAGGTCAACCACAGCATGGTTGCTCTGGCAAAGGACCCTGTGGATTTTGAGTGCAGACTGGAGATGGGACATGTGGACAAAGTCACcacaaagatggtttcagtgACTG AGCTGTTTTCGGCGCCCACCCTCACCATGTCTCCTGCTGAAGTCTTTCAAAAGGAATATATGACACTAACCTGCAAAAGTGAGAACTACGCCTCTGAAAGAATCACCAGGGAAGAGCTGAGCTACACTCTTAAGCCGCCTGACATCCCACTGACCTCCATGAAGCCCGGGGTCTTTTCTGGCAAGGCCTTGCAGTTTGATTTCAACTACACCTGTGTAGCTCAAGCCAAGGGCATCATGAAACACAGTGACACCCTGACTGTATATCCAAAAG TGTCTGTCTCGATCCCTAAGATCTCAGTGGTTGGCAAGGCGGTCCTGGGACAACCATTCAGGATCCTCTGTCAGTCGGACACTGGCAGTTTTCCGATCAACTACACCCTGATACGGGATTATGAACAGCTGAGCACAACCACTGTCAAGCTGCCCCCTCAGGAAGCTCTCTTCACAGTCACCATCTCCAGGCCTGATGAAATAAGCAAGTACATGTGCAGGGCCAAGAATAATCACAGGGAGGCTCTGCTCAGTAAAAGACTCAACGCTACTGTTATAG TGCCTCTGACAGACCCGACTCTGACCGTCCTCCCCCACATACCAGAGATCTCAGAGGGAGATCATCTCTACCTGATATGTGGCACTAAAGGCTCGCCACCAGTCACCTTTAAGTGGTACCGTGATGGCAACAAACAGCCGCtgttcaccaccaccaccgacaagaacaacacacactacCAAGTCTCACATTTGTCCAAAGAGCACAGCGGCACATACTACTGCGAGGCTGTCAACCACGCCAACATCGTGGTCCGCAGTGAGAAGGTCACCATAGAGG TACGCATGGCGCTGTGGAAGAAAGCCGTGATCGGGGGCGTGTGTCTGGTGGTGGTGTCGATGCTGGTGGTGGCCTGCGTGCTGTACTTCAAATCcaagagag tgagGGTGGTCCGAGCGGCCGTCAGTGTGTGGAGTGAGCGACCACCTGAAGCAG CCAATGACGAGGAGAGCAGTGTGGTGTCCAGCGAGCCTGATGTAGAGTATACAGAGGTGGTGCATCCCCAGCCAGTGGATACTGTCAgag TCCCACTGCGAAAAGGCACAGACACAGTTTACAGCGAGCTCAAAAATCTTCCACATG
- the pecam1b gene encoding platelet endothelial cell adhesion molecule isoform X5, which yields MHIQTDGHTTFNPAYSHQAVDLQDSQQQERQCSSDRMGLLLLLTSSLLSSYFHPGIVVDAQRSFAIRNIVLSLEPSTNVTRDTNVTVRCKAIVSSSGSEVLSREYTIYKDSQKVYTKNSSTSEDLLYPLPGARVSNTGKYRCKINIEGKEKTSEATKLTVTGLSKPVLHLNKYVVNEEEEVTASCTAPGETGSIFFYFYEDSKEILEDRVNSNQLEAKFRFSSIGHHTINCAYAVLIIPDSFKSEQSNMITVSVKELSITPVLEIFSQSRVYEGDQLNISCTIRNSVNSSVHITHNLYLSHGTKLLSSGETKVNHSMVALAKDPVDFECRLEMGHVDKVTTKMVSVTELFSAPTLTMSPAEVFQKEYMTLTCKSENYASERITREELSYTLKPPDIPLTSMKPGVFSGKALQFDFNYTCVAQAKGIMKHSDTLTVYPKVSVSIPKISVVGKAVLGQPFRILCQSDTGSFPINYTLIRDYEQLSTTTVKLPPQEALFTVTISRPDEISKYMCRAKNNHREALLSKRLNATVIVPLTDPTLTVLPHIPEISEGDHLYLICGTKGSPPVTFKWYRDGNKQPLFTTTTDKNNTHYQVSHLSKEHSGTYYCEAVNHANIVVRSEKVTIEVRMALWKKAVIGGVCLVVVSMLVVACVLYFKSKRDAAPLYDGMEGRVTNGT from the exons atgcacatacaaacagacGGACACACCACCTTTAATCCAGCCTATAGTCACCAGGCAGTTGACCTCCAGGACAGCCAGCAGCAGGAGCGTCAGTGTTCCTCAGACAGGATGGGCCTCCTACTACTGCTCACCTCCTCGCTCCTGTCCAGCT ACTTCCATCCAGGGATAGTGGTGGACGCACAGCGCT CATTCGCGATAAGAAACATCGTCCTGTCCCTTGAGCCCAGTACTAATGTGACTCGCGACACCAATGTGACTGTGAGATGTAAGGCCATCGTCAGCAGCTCGGGGTCGGAGGTGCTGAGTCGTGAGTACACGATATACAAGGACAGCCAAAAGGTGTACACCAAGAACTCCAGCACGTCAGAGGATCTGCTGTACCCGCTGCCCGGGGCCAGAGTCTCCAACACCGGCAAATATAGGTGCAAGATCAATATCGAGGGCAAAGAGAAGACAAGTGAAGCTACAAAACTCACAGTGACAG GCCTGTCGAAACCAGTTCTCCACCTTAACAAATATGTTGtcaatgaagaggaggaggtaaCAGCCAGCTGCACAGCGCCCGGGGAGACCGGCTCCATTTTCTTCTACTTCTATGAGGACTCCAAAGAGATCCTGGAGGATCGGGTCAACTCCAACCAGCTAGAAGCCAAGTTTCGCTTCAGCAGCATTGGCCACCACACAATTAACTGTGCCTATGCTGTCCTAATAATACCAGACTCCTTCAAGTCTGAACAGAGCAACATGATCACTGTTTCAGTCAAAG AGCTCTCCATCACTCCAGTCCTGGAGATTTTCTCTCAGTCCAGGGTTTATGAAGGAGATCAACTCAACATCTCGTGCACCATCAGAAACTCTGTGAACAGCTCTGTGCACATTACTCACAACCTGTACCTGAGCCACGGGACAAAGCTTCTCAGCAGTGGAGAAACCAAGGTCAACCACAGCATGGTTGCTCTGGCAAAGGACCCTGTGGATTTTGAGTGCAGACTGGAGATGGGACATGTGGACAAAGTCACcacaaagatggtttcagtgACTG AGCTGTTTTCGGCGCCCACCCTCACCATGTCTCCTGCTGAAGTCTTTCAAAAGGAATATATGACACTAACCTGCAAAAGTGAGAACTACGCCTCTGAAAGAATCACCAGGGAAGAGCTGAGCTACACTCTTAAGCCGCCTGACATCCCACTGACCTCCATGAAGCCCGGGGTCTTTTCTGGCAAGGCCTTGCAGTTTGATTTCAACTACACCTGTGTAGCTCAAGCCAAGGGCATCATGAAACACAGTGACACCCTGACTGTATATCCAAAAG TGTCTGTCTCGATCCCTAAGATCTCAGTGGTTGGCAAGGCGGTCCTGGGACAACCATTCAGGATCCTCTGTCAGTCGGACACTGGCAGTTTTCCGATCAACTACACCCTGATACGGGATTATGAACAGCTGAGCACAACCACTGTCAAGCTGCCCCCTCAGGAAGCTCTCTTCACAGTCACCATCTCCAGGCCTGATGAAATAAGCAAGTACATGTGCAGGGCCAAGAATAATCACAGGGAGGCTCTGCTCAGTAAAAGACTCAACGCTACTGTTATAG TGCCTCTGACAGACCCGACTCTGACCGTCCTCCCCCACATACCAGAGATCTCAGAGGGAGATCATCTCTACCTGATATGTGGCACTAAAGGCTCGCCACCAGTCACCTTTAAGTGGTACCGTGATGGCAACAAACAGCCGCtgttcaccaccaccaccgacaagaacaacacacactacCAAGTCTCACATTTGTCCAAAGAGCACAGCGGCACATACTACTGCGAGGCTGTCAACCACGCCAACATCGTGGTCCGCAGTGAGAAGGTCACCATAGAGG TACGCATGGCGCTGTGGAAGAAAGCCGTGATCGGGGGCGTGTGTCTGGTGGTGGTGTCGATGCTGGTGGTGGCCTGCGTGCTGTACTTCAAATCcaagagag ACGCAGCGCCACTGTATGATGGCATGGAGGGGAGGGTGACCAATGGGACGTGA